One genomic segment of Amycolatopsis sp. WQ 127309 includes these proteins:
- a CDS encoding glycosyltransferase family 4 protein, with product MTISATTTTTYPTDAVARLRALGPGASPDRIDDVRRALHPSFAGPALIEYAGVAPARRDPDSASAALRALARAPVTPAPAEVLAATPETGDELTDSLMTAVAMDVFGDAVDGHGSAAAAAAIRAASAGASPRRRILLLDLAERHALRCFPVPEVVAGLDGDRGYQHAALRYLSQCAGDPAAAEAIASIRERTDDPYDRVLASICLARLADVPTGSPLWTVPPPDRPGLTVAQSMLLGSFDHPGAGASGGLTVLLRHLGHALPRRPGIARVVTLTLLGRDRLAERPALAEPDGTGHVVLRLPVDAPGAPAQIDLSRHRPAITFLARQLLWLSGCTPDVVHVRYSDDGSAAIAQAARALGARTVFTLTADPHRSLAERHAATGPADPGAARFDLHRMYTADRLVATADTLLGLPGRPGGELAGYFPRLRGREPESVAEGIPLLPRVPTAEARQQLLAESLFAPSPGRPRLGDAARGLPVILSVGRLHPVKQQDLLVEAWLTRGLHRQTALVLVGGDPAAPSAEETRVLDRILALCAEHPEAAGRLAVLPAMGNEDVRLIEHGVTRWLPAPTPHLYVCPSRKEEFGIAVLEAMDAGLLVLGPRRGGLGHYVEHGRNGMLADTATLSRFADGLTAFVRAAAGDPVRARAAAAAGRSTVARRFGIDRVAGRFADVYQHSAAAPRHSVPRR from the coding sequence GTGACGATCTCGGCGACCACGACCACCACGTACCCCACCGACGCGGTGGCCCGGCTGCGCGCGCTCGGCCCCGGGGCGTCCCCGGACCGGATCGACGACGTCCGCCGCGCCCTGCACCCGTCGTTCGCCGGCCCGGCGCTGATCGAGTACGCCGGTGTCGCTCCGGCGCGGCGCGACCCGGACTCCGCATCGGCCGCCCTGCGCGCACTCGCGCGCGCACCAGTCACCCCGGCACCCGCCGAAGTCCTCGCGGCCACACCGGAAACCGGCGACGAGCTGACCGACTCCCTCATGACGGCCGTTGCCATGGACGTCTTCGGTGACGCTGTCGACGGACACGGCTCGGCGGCCGCCGCGGCGGCGATCCGCGCGGCGTCGGCCGGTGCGTCACCGCGGCGCCGGATCCTGCTGCTGGACCTCGCCGAACGCCACGCGCTCCGCTGTTTCCCGGTGCCCGAGGTGGTCGCCGGACTCGACGGCGACCGCGGCTACCAGCACGCGGCGTTGCGCTACCTGTCCCAGTGCGCCGGCGACCCGGCGGCGGCCGAAGCCATCGCGTCGATCCGCGAACGAACCGACGATCCCTACGACCGCGTGCTGGCCTCGATCTGCCTGGCCCGGCTGGCCGACGTCCCCACCGGCTCTCCTTTGTGGACGGTCCCGCCGCCGGACCGGCCGGGGCTGACCGTGGCCCAGTCGATGCTGCTGGGCTCGTTCGACCACCCGGGCGCCGGCGCCAGCGGCGGGCTGACGGTCCTGCTGCGCCACCTCGGGCACGCCCTCCCCCGCCGGCCCGGGATCGCCCGGGTGGTGACCCTGACCCTGCTGGGCCGGGACCGGCTGGCCGAGCGGCCCGCGCTGGCCGAGCCCGACGGGACCGGGCACGTGGTGCTGCGGCTCCCGGTGGACGCGCCGGGCGCGCCGGCCCAGATCGACCTGTCCCGGCACCGCCCGGCGATCACGTTCCTGGCCCGGCAGCTGCTGTGGCTCTCGGGCTGCACCCCGGACGTCGTCCACGTGCGGTACTCCGACGACGGATCCGCCGCGATCGCCCAGGCCGCCCGCGCGCTCGGCGCCCGCACCGTGTTCACCCTCACCGCCGACCCGCACCGCTCGCTCGCCGAGCGGCACGCCGCCACCGGTCCCGCGGATCCCGGCGCCGCCCGGTTCGACCTGCACCGGATGTACACCGCCGACCGGCTGGTCGCGACCGCGGACACGCTGCTGGGGCTGCCCGGCCGTCCCGGCGGCGAGCTCGCCGGGTACTTCCCGCGGCTGCGGGGGCGTGAACCGGAGTCCGTCGCCGAAGGGATCCCGCTGCTGCCCCGCGTGCCCACGGCCGAAGCCCGCCAGCAGCTGCTCGCCGAGTCCCTGTTCGCCCCGTCCCCCGGCCGGCCGCGGCTGGGCGACGCCGCCCGCGGCCTGCCGGTCATCCTGTCCGTGGGCCGGCTGCACCCGGTCAAGCAACAGGACCTGCTGGTCGAGGCCTGGCTCACGCGCGGCCTGCACCGGCAGACCGCGCTCGTGCTCGTCGGCGGCGACCCGGCCGCCCCGAGCGCGGAGGAAACCCGCGTCCTCGACCGGATCCTGGCCCTGTGCGCCGAGCACCCCGAAGCGGCCGGCCGGCTGGCGGTGCTGCCCGCGATGGGCAACGAGGACGTCCGCCTGATCGAGCACGGCGTCACCCGGTGGCTCCCGGCGCCGACCCCGCACCTCTACGTGTGCCCGAGCCGCAAGGAGGAGTTCGGCATCGCCGTGCTCGAAGCGATGGACGCGGGCCTGCTGGTGCTCGGTCCGCGCCGCGGCGGGCTCGGCCACTACGTCGAGCACGGCCGCAACGGGATGCTGGCCGACACCGCGACGCTGAGCCGGTTCGCCGACGGGCTGACGGCGTTCGTGCGCGCCGCGGCCGGTGATCCCGTCCGGGCGCGGGCCGCCGCGGCCGCCGGGCGCTCGACCGTGGCCCGGCGGTTCGGCATCGACCGGGTCGCCGGGCGCTTCGCCGACGTCTACCAGCACAGCGCCGCCGCGCCGCGGCACAGCGTCCCGAGACGGTGA
- a CDS encoding oxygenase MpaB family protein produces MTMSLTSVAQVRERARDALFARVAGPDGPRNRDRIHHAPGPRWFAPDSAIRQVHGDTSMFVGGLRALLLQSLHPSAMAAVAAHSGYRGDPWGRLQRTSTFLAVTTFGTTDDAERAVAVVRGVHRRVRGTTEDGQPYRADDPHLLKWVHVAETDSFLRAHQRYGAHPLDEAGCDRYVAETALVAEKLGVLEPPRTRDELDQALAAYRPELRGSADARQAARFLLVTPPIPWPARVPYAVLAASAVGMLPVWTRARLRLPYLPVAEATVIRLAAGALVKAVRWAMTAPEPGS; encoded by the coding sequence ATGACGATGTCGCTGACCAGCGTGGCGCAGGTGCGGGAACGGGCTCGCGACGCGCTTTTCGCGCGGGTGGCCGGCCCGGACGGGCCACGCAACCGGGACCGGATCCACCACGCGCCCGGACCGCGCTGGTTCGCTCCGGACAGCGCGATCCGCCAGGTGCACGGCGACACGTCCATGTTCGTCGGTGGGTTGCGCGCGTTGCTGCTGCAGTCGCTGCACCCGTCGGCGATGGCCGCGGTGGCCGCCCATTCGGGGTACCGGGGCGACCCGTGGGGCCGGCTGCAGCGCACCAGCACGTTCCTCGCCGTGACGACCTTCGGCACCACCGACGACGCCGAGCGGGCCGTCGCGGTCGTGCGGGGCGTGCACCGGCGCGTGCGCGGCACCACCGAGGACGGGCAGCCCTACCGGGCCGACGACCCGCACCTGCTGAAGTGGGTGCACGTCGCGGAAACGGACAGCTTCCTGCGCGCCCACCAGCGTTACGGCGCACATCCGCTCGACGAGGCCGGATGTGACCGCTACGTCGCGGAGACCGCGCTGGTCGCCGAGAAGCTCGGCGTCCTCGAACCACCCCGGACGCGGGACGAGCTCGACCAGGCGCTGGCCGCGTACCGGCCGGAGCTGCGGGGCAGCGCGGACGCGCGCCAAGCGGCTCGGTTCCTGCTCGTCACCCCGCCGATTCCCTGGCCCGCCAGGGTTCCGTACGCCGTGCTCGCGGCTTCCGCGGTCGGGATGCTGCCGGTGTGGACCCGGGCCCGGCTGCGCCTGCCGTACCTGCCGGTGGCGGAGGCCACGGTCATCCGGCTGGCGGCCGGCGCCTTGGTCAAGGCGGTGCGCTGGGCCATGACCGCGCCGGAGCCCGGCTCCTGA
- a CDS encoding PQQ-dependent sugar dehydrogenase — translation MALRKLRALRHALVAVVLTGALLPVMSTAAAAAALPSGFVLRDTDTGLGQYQLTDFTYLPDGSVLATAKDGRVRWVPATGTGRTIATLPTRSVSDLGLVGVAVAPDYATSRSVYLTRSLNVGSGFVMRLSRFTVTVDTAGAPTALSGEQPLLEVPGNYDVHGINGVIAAADGTLWMSIGDNGDFAKVDPGALRSQDVNQPYGKILHFTPDGNGVPGNPYYDAANPGSTASKVFARGFRNPFRFSIDPNLGLPVAGDVGWNSWEEVDVVQRGANLGWPCWEGNHPTPGYSGLAGCAGVANQPPIFEYQHGNGAMQGNSVTGGIVYNGSSYPAAYRGSYFFGDYVTNKIWTMRYDDQGKLTQAPQNPPVFTGIGGPTKFAAAVNGDIVFADILSGNLRRLTYSAGNTAPVAAASSTTDPDTRTVSFDGSASVDYDNDLLKYDWDFGDGTTAADAGPKVTHVYAAGTESFTAKLTVRDPLGATGTTTVVVAPGNHTPQLTVTTPGDTATFAVGQQVGLSGTATDAEDGALPITWTSAVRHCPSEATCHSHPGAGGTGASFGLPFTEHPDSRQEFTATVTDSAGVTAAKTYVARPREHRITLVSTQPAALSIPVEGGVNTAMVAEGASFDVEAAPLGIDGVSKFTGWQGGPADTTWIVTVGAGDMTLTANYATPIDQRYDADAALRTKLGTPTGTEVTDGTVHYRTYANGRLYWSAVGGTKFLTGQVLAKYLAFGGHAVLGPPTSDTASTPDGVAQYSHFVNNGNVGSIYYTAATGAHALYGEIRKRWAALDYERGLGYPTTDEGGTPDGVGRYNHFVKGGNVGSIYYTNATGAHAILGEIRKKWAALDYERGLGYPTTDEGATPDGAGRYNHFSLGHSIYYTVATGAHAVKGEIRKRWAALGWENSYLHYPKTDEYVVNGVYRSDFQGGYITFTLAGGAVDRPW, via the coding sequence ATGGCTTTGAGAAAGCTTCGAGCGCTTCGTCACGCTTTGGTGGCGGTGGTGCTGACCGGGGCGTTACTGCCCGTCATGTCCACGGCGGCGGCCGCGGCGGCCCTGCCGTCGGGCTTCGTCCTGCGGGACACCGACACCGGACTCGGCCAGTACCAGCTGACCGACTTCACCTACCTGCCCGACGGCTCCGTCCTCGCCACGGCCAAGGACGGCCGGGTCCGCTGGGTGCCCGCGACCGGGACGGGCCGGACGATCGCGACGCTGCCGACCCGTTCCGTCAGCGACCTCGGCCTGGTGGGCGTCGCCGTCGCGCCGGACTACGCGACCTCGCGCAGTGTGTACCTGACGCGGTCGCTCAACGTCGGCAGCGGCTTCGTCATGCGCCTTTCGCGGTTCACGGTCACCGTGGACACCGCGGGCGCGCCCACCGCGCTGAGCGGCGAGCAGCCGCTGCTGGAGGTGCCCGGCAACTACGACGTCCACGGCATCAACGGCGTCATCGCCGCCGCCGACGGCACGCTCTGGATGTCCATCGGCGACAACGGCGACTTCGCGAAGGTGGACCCGGGGGCGCTGCGGTCCCAGGACGTCAACCAGCCCTACGGAAAGATCCTCCACTTCACCCCCGACGGCAACGGGGTGCCGGGGAACCCGTACTACGACGCGGCCAACCCGGGCTCGACCGCGAGCAAGGTGTTCGCGCGCGGGTTCCGCAACCCGTTCCGGTTCAGCATCGACCCGAACCTCGGCCTGCCGGTCGCCGGGGACGTCGGCTGGAACAGCTGGGAAGAGGTCGACGTCGTGCAGCGCGGCGCCAACCTGGGCTGGCCGTGCTGGGAAGGGAACCACCCGACGCCGGGCTACAGCGGTCTCGCGGGTTGCGCCGGCGTGGCGAACCAGCCGCCGATCTTCGAGTACCAGCACGGCAACGGCGCGATGCAGGGCAACAGCGTCACCGGTGGCATCGTCTACAATGGATCGAGCTACCCGGCCGCTTACCGCGGGTCCTACTTCTTCGGCGACTACGTCACGAACAAGATCTGGACGATGCGGTACGACGACCAGGGCAAGCTCACGCAGGCTCCGCAGAACCCGCCGGTCTTCACCGGCATCGGCGGCCCGACGAAGTTCGCGGCCGCGGTCAACGGCGACATCGTCTTCGCGGACATCCTGTCCGGCAACCTGCGGCGGCTGACCTATTCGGCCGGCAACACCGCGCCGGTGGCGGCCGCGTCGTCGACCACCGATCCGGACACGCGGACGGTCTCCTTCGACGGTTCCGCGTCGGTCGACTACGACAACGACCTGCTGAAGTACGACTGGGACTTCGGCGACGGGACGACGGCGGCCGACGCCGGTCCGAAGGTGACCCACGTCTACGCGGCGGGTACGGAGTCGTTCACCGCGAAGCTCACGGTCCGGGATCCCCTGGGGGCCACCGGCACGACCACCGTCGTGGTCGCGCCCGGCAACCACACCCCGCAGCTCACCGTGACGACACCGGGCGACACCGCGACGTTCGCGGTGGGCCAGCAGGTCGGCCTGAGCGGCACCGCGACCGACGCCGAAGACGGCGCGCTGCCGATCACGTGGACGTCGGCGGTGCGGCACTGCCCGAGCGAGGCGACGTGCCACTCGCACCCGGGCGCCGGTGGGACGGGAGCGAGTTTCGGCCTGCCGTTCACCGAGCACCCGGACTCCCGGCAGGAGTTCACCGCGACGGTGACCGACAGCGCCGGGGTGACCGCGGCGAAGACCTACGTGGCGCGGCCCCGCGAGCACCGGATCACCTTGGTCAGCACGCAGCCCGCGGCGCTGAGCATCCCCGTCGAGGGCGGCGTCAACACGGCGATGGTCGCCGAGGGGGCCAGCTTCGACGTCGAGGCCGCTCCGCTGGGCATCGACGGCGTCTCGAAGTTCACCGGCTGGCAGGGCGGTCCGGCGGACACCACGTGGATCGTCACGGTCGGCGCGGGTGACATGACGTTGACGGCGAACTACGCGACGCCGATCGACCAGCGTTACGACGCCGACGCGGCGTTGCGGACGAAGCTCGGCACGCCGACCGGCACCGAGGTCACCGACGGCACGGTCCACTACCGGACCTACGCCAACGGCCGGCTGTACTGGAGTGCGGTGGGCGGCACGAAGTTCCTCACCGGTCAGGTGCTGGCCAAGTACCTCGCCTTCGGCGGGCACGCCGTCCTCGGGCCGCCGACGAGCGACACCGCGTCCACTCCGGACGGTGTGGCGCAGTACAGCCACTTCGTCAACAACGGGAACGTCGGTTCGATCTACTACACGGCCGCGACGGGCGCGCACGCGCTCTACGGTGAGATCCGGAAGAGGTGGGCGGCGCTGGACTACGAGCGCGGTCTCGGTTACCCGACGACCGACGAGGGCGGCACACCGGACGGCGTCGGCCGGTACAACCACTTCGTCAAGGGTGGCAACGTCGGCTCGATCTACTACACGAACGCGACCGGTGCCCACGCGATCCTCGGTGAGATCCGCAAGAAGTGGGCGGCGCTGGACTACGAGCGCGGCCTCGGCTACCCGACGACCGACGAGGGGGCCACGCCGGACGGTGCGGGCCGGTACAACCACTTCAGCCTCGGCCACTCGATCTACTACACGGTGGCCACGGGCGCGCACGCGGTGAAGGGCGAGATCCGCAAGCGCTGGGCGGCGCTCGGGTGGGAGAACTCCTACCTGCACTACCCGAAGACCGACGAGTACGTGGTGAACGGGGTGTACCGCAGCGACTTCCAGGGCGGCTACATCACGTTCACGCTCGCCGGCGGGGCCGTCGACCGCCCCTGGTGA
- a CDS encoding GAF domain-containing SpoIIE family protein phosphatase: MTEDDDARASLADPGRLAALAETGLGNESDAALDALAERARQRVGTPVALVSLVTDREQVFPGLAGLGEPWAHTRRTPLSASLCRHEVVTGAPLIIEDGALDPRSRDNPVVADIGIGAYAGLPVTDAAGRVLGSLCVIDHQPRRWREDELAVLADLAHSCSLELRLRIATRDAHQERARTDTAEAMLRVAFTRSQLLLTASQALAHADDISQLREIVTDLVSGDLKPAYVGLTLTESDGDLHRIDDPLQALGPESGDAFSHVEDDTPIALTAREGNPQLYPDPEAIAAAFPETAQHRYAELGLHAITCVPLPGPDGVAGVLLFGWDTPHDVDVHEQAVITTLAGYVGHTLERARFVEDRVTVARELQEAMLTRLPDLAGVRLAARYLPVGRHEQVGGDWYDAIDLNAVDGADRDAVALAVGDITGHDIHAATLMGQVRSMGRQATWERPAGAPSAVLAAIEQACVATGVRATGTVLQAHLRPDADGRWLMRWASAGHLPPIVRHPDGTTTVLTGVDLMFGYPELREVPLTDHQVRLRPGDTVVLYTDGLVERRGSDLDIGIRRLRDTVAALDPADPARFVDETIRRMLGQGTPHDDDVVVLAAHLPATDRR, translated from the coding sequence ATGACCGAAGACGACGACGCCCGCGCGTCGCTGGCCGATCCCGGCCGGCTGGCCGCGCTGGCCGAAACCGGGCTGGGCAACGAATCCGACGCGGCGCTCGACGCGCTGGCCGAACGCGCGCGGCAGCGCGTCGGCACCCCCGTCGCGCTGGTCTCCCTGGTCACGGACCGGGAGCAGGTCTTCCCGGGCCTGGCGGGCCTCGGCGAGCCCTGGGCGCACACCCGCCGCACGCCGCTTTCGGCGTCGCTGTGCCGGCACGAGGTGGTGACCGGTGCGCCGCTGATCATCGAAGACGGCGCCCTCGACCCGCGGTCGCGGGACAACCCCGTCGTCGCGGACATCGGCATCGGCGCCTACGCCGGGCTCCCGGTCACCGACGCCGCCGGCCGCGTCCTGGGCAGCCTGTGCGTCATCGACCACCAGCCCCGCCGGTGGCGCGAGGACGAGCTGGCCGTGCTGGCCGACCTCGCCCACAGCTGCTCCCTCGAGCTGCGGCTGCGCATCGCCACCCGGGACGCCCACCAGGAACGCGCCCGCACCGATACCGCCGAAGCCATGCTGCGCGTGGCGTTCACCCGCTCCCAGCTGCTGCTGACCGCGTCCCAGGCGCTCGCCCACGCCGACGACATCTCGCAGCTGCGCGAAATCGTCACCGACCTGGTCTCCGGCGACCTCAAACCGGCCTACGTCGGGCTCACCCTCACCGAAAGCGACGGTGACCTGCACCGCATCGACGACCCCCTGCAGGCGCTCGGCCCCGAGTCCGGCGACGCGTTCTCCCACGTCGAGGACGACACCCCGATCGCGCTCACCGCCCGCGAAGGGAACCCGCAGCTCTACCCCGACCCCGAAGCCATCGCCGCCGCGTTCCCCGAGACGGCGCAACACCGTTACGCCGAACTGGGCCTGCACGCGATCACCTGCGTCCCGCTGCCCGGACCGGACGGCGTCGCCGGCGTCCTGCTGTTCGGCTGGGACACCCCGCACGACGTCGACGTCCACGAGCAGGCCGTGATCACCACCCTGGCCGGCTACGTCGGGCACACCCTGGAACGCGCCCGCTTCGTGGAAGACCGCGTCACCGTCGCGCGCGAGCTGCAGGAAGCCATGCTGACCCGGCTACCGGACCTGGCCGGCGTGCGGCTGGCCGCCCGCTACCTGCCCGTCGGACGGCACGAGCAGGTCGGCGGCGACTGGTACGACGCCATCGACCTCAACGCCGTCGACGGCGCCGACCGCGACGCCGTCGCGCTGGCCGTCGGCGACATCACCGGCCACGACATCCACGCCGCCACGCTGATGGGCCAGGTCCGCAGCATGGGCCGGCAGGCGACCTGGGAGCGTCCCGCCGGAGCGCCCTCGGCCGTTCTCGCCGCGATCGAGCAAGCCTGCGTCGCCACCGGGGTCCGCGCGACCGGCACCGTGCTGCAGGCCCACCTGCGCCCCGACGCCGACGGCCGCTGGCTGATGCGCTGGGCCAGCGCCGGGCACCTCCCGCCGATCGTGCGCCACCCCGACGGCACCACCACGGTCCTGACCGGCGTCGACCTGATGTTCGGCTACCCCGAGCTGCGCGAGGTCCCGCTCACCGATCACCAGGTGCGGCTGCGGCCGGGAGACACCGTCGTGCTCTACACCGACGGCCTGGTCGAACGCCGCGGGAGCGACCTGGACATCGGCATCCGCCGCCTGCGGGACACCGTCGCCGCGCTGGATCCCGCCGACCCGGCCCGGTTCGTCGACGAAACCATCCGCCGCATGCTGGGCCAAGGCACCCCGCACGACGACGACGTCGTCGTGCTCGCCGCGCACCTCCCCGCCACCGATCGGCGGTGA
- a CDS encoding glycosyltransferase, translated as MNASTRPRIAVVSPPFASHARPLATVGAALAAEGADVTFACAPAFAGLAGEHGLPFGVLAFGDNANTGIAERTRQEAAGAARLAEFLDATRAGAIPALLAQARHRRADMLPDPAAVLASVREFDDRFRPDWYLVDQLAYAVTLSIYGLGRRWAAYCPGHPGYVLDGPGRFFGLPPYWPDAIRPGAGELARLRAEAEANDRLFTELFTAFLAEHAPSRPAPPSAFGLTSPEAVLFNYPELPWLPDLPRGPELRFAGHCSDVGQTRLTDDWVRRVDRLTDGRRRRLVLVSFGTFLSARDDVLRTVVTGLLRIPDVAVLVAAGDRVAPVRAAFAGDDRVEVEDQVPQRALLPRVAAVVHHGGNNTFTECLAADVPALALPFSSDQFAVAHDLERIPAGRVLDPHGLTPHAVAEAMTDVLAAAHRTRAAAHRLLAGRGPREAARSLLSAMSHLPAVDPRTMQI; from the coding sequence ATGAACGCGTCCACGAGACCGCGGATCGCGGTGGTGAGCCCGCCGTTCGCGTCGCACGCGCGTCCACTCGCGACGGTCGGCGCCGCGCTCGCGGCCGAGGGCGCCGACGTGACTTTCGCGTGCGCACCGGCGTTCGCGGGCCTCGCCGGGGAACACGGGCTGCCCTTCGGCGTGCTCGCCTTCGGGGACAACGCCAACACCGGCATCGCCGAGCGCACGCGGCAGGAAGCCGCCGGAGCGGCCCGGCTGGCCGAGTTCCTCGACGCGACGCGAGCGGGCGCGATCCCGGCGCTGCTCGCCCAGGCCCGGCACCGGCGGGCCGACATGCTGCCCGACCCCGCCGCGGTGCTGGCTTCGGTGCGGGAGTTCGACGACCGGTTCCGGCCGGACTGGTACCTCGTGGACCAGCTGGCCTACGCCGTCACCTTGTCGATCTACGGCCTCGGCCGCCGCTGGGCGGCCTACTGCCCCGGTCACCCCGGCTACGTCCTTGACGGTCCCGGGCGCTTCTTCGGGCTGCCGCCGTACTGGCCGGACGCGATCCGTCCGGGCGCCGGGGAGCTGGCTCGCCTCCGCGCCGAAGCCGAGGCCAACGACCGGCTGTTCACCGAGCTGTTCACGGCGTTCCTGGCCGAGCACGCCCCGTCGCGGCCGGCGCCGCCCAGCGCGTTCGGCCTGACGTCCCCGGAGGCGGTGCTGTTCAACTACCCCGAGCTGCCGTGGCTGCCCGACCTGCCGCGCGGCCCGGAGCTGCGGTTCGCCGGGCACTGCAGTGACGTCGGGCAGACCCGCCTGACCGACGACTGGGTGCGCCGGGTTGACCGACTGACCGACGGCAGGCGGCGCCGGCTCGTCCTGGTTTCCTTCGGCACGTTCCTGTCGGCCCGCGACGACGTGCTCCGCACCGTCGTGACCGGCTTGCTCCGGATCCCCGACGTCGCGGTCCTGGTGGCGGCCGGAGACCGCGTCGCGCCGGTGCGGGCGGCGTTCGCCGGGGACGACCGGGTCGAGGTCGAAGACCAGGTGCCCCAGCGGGCGCTGCTGCCCCGGGTCGCCGCCGTGGTGCACCACGGCGGCAACAACACCTTCACCGAGTGCCTCGCGGCGGACGTACCGGCGCTCGCGTTGCCGTTTTCCAGCGACCAGTTCGCCGTCGCCCACGACCTGGAGCGCATCCCGGCCGGTCGCGTGCTCGACCCGCACGGCCTGACCCCGCACGCGGTCGCGGAGGCCATGACCGACGTGCTCGCGGCGGCTCATCGAACCCGGGCGGCGGCGCACCGGCTGCTCGCCGGGCGTGGCCCGCGCGAGGCCGCTCGAAGCTTGCTCTCGGCCATGAGTCACCTTCCGGCCGTCGATCCAAGGACGATGCAAATCTAG
- a CDS encoding MerR family transcriptional regulator produces the protein MTDTSEARSLGSSEVARTLGVSQVTLRTWEKRYGIGAAQREDNNRRRYTPEDVERLRRMRALQAQGTSARDAARLVLSRSAAETTVRRRRERLAEAAESFDLPTIGGLVDDAFTSLGVAKTWTEVVAPVLRVIGERWAEHDDRQAMVAEWALATTASAAIDRYAAPAAALPGSAPVLFVCGPTERHELPVKMLSAALSDDGAAAAFLSGPVSVDVLRAMSARFTPRDVVVWSMTAQSADVRFLRVLSAEGVPVRPAGPGWHGLPTVGEPLPPSFAAALDVYSS, from the coding sequence GTGACCGATACGTCCGAAGCACGTTCGCTCGGCTCGAGCGAGGTGGCACGGACGCTCGGGGTGTCCCAGGTGACCCTGCGGACGTGGGAGAAGCGGTACGGGATCGGCGCCGCCCAGCGGGAGGACAACAACCGCCGGCGGTACACCCCGGAGGACGTCGAGCGGCTGCGCCGGATGCGGGCGCTGCAGGCGCAGGGGACCAGCGCACGTGACGCGGCCCGGCTCGTGCTGTCGCGCTCGGCCGCCGAGACGACCGTCCGGCGCCGCCGGGAGCGGCTCGCCGAAGCCGCGGAGTCCTTCGACCTGCCCACGATCGGCGGGCTGGTCGACGACGCCTTCACCAGCCTGGGCGTGGCCAAGACGTGGACCGAGGTCGTCGCGCCGGTGCTGCGCGTGATCGGTGAACGCTGGGCCGAGCACGACGACCGCCAGGCGATGGTGGCCGAATGGGCGCTGGCCACCACGGCTTCGGCGGCGATCGACCGGTACGCGGCCCCGGCGGCCGCGCTGCCGGGCTCGGCGCCCGTGCTGTTCGTCTGCGGCCCGACCGAGCGGCACGAACTGCCGGTCAAGATGCTCAGCGCGGCGTTGAGCGACGACGGCGCCGCGGCGGCGTTCCTGAGCGGGCCGGTCTCGGTCGACGTCCTGCGGGCGATGTCCGCCCGGTTCACCCCGCGCGACGTCGTGGTGTGGTCGATGACCGCGCAGTCGGCCGACGTGCGGTTCCTGCGCGTCCTGAGTGCCGAAGGGGTGCCGGTGCGCCCGGCGGGCCCGGGGTGGCACGGGCTGCCGACGGTGGGCGAGCCGCTCCCGCCGTCGTTCGCGGCGGCGTTGGACGTTTACAGCAGCTGA
- a CDS encoding STAS domain-containing protein: MTAPAFLGSITLLDGAVVLAFTGELDLATAPEARTIAAQAHEKAAAEAGKRLVIDLRAVTFLASVGLELLADHRSRAEHTGVTIALVATTRTVTRVLEVTGLDTRFTTYADVETAVAGRLS, translated from the coding sequence GTGACCGCCCCGGCTTTTCTCGGCTCGATCACCTTGCTCGACGGAGCCGTCGTGCTCGCCTTCACCGGCGAACTCGACCTCGCGACCGCCCCCGAAGCCCGCACCATCGCCGCGCAGGCGCACGAGAAGGCCGCCGCCGAGGCGGGCAAGAGGCTCGTGATCGACCTGCGCGCGGTCACCTTCCTCGCGTCCGTCGGCCTGGAACTGCTCGCCGACCACCGCAGCCGGGCCGAGCACACCGGCGTCACGATCGCCCTGGTCGCCACCACGCGGACGGTCACCCGGGTGCTGGAGGTGACCGGCCTCGACACCCGGTTCACCACCTACGCCGACGTCGAGACCGCAGTCGCCGGCCGGCTGTCCTAG